The DNA sequence cgccataaattcacaaaattttgtagaccttcaaaatttaactaactgcctaggcatttgataaaacgcctgattttactatttgcctgcgacaaatACATCTATTTGAAATTTAGAGATAATCCACATAAAGGTAATCagtcattttgtcaaatgcctaggcgcATAGTAGGATATTCTCACTTGAATTGGCGTATTGGTTCTTTAGCTAATGGAGAATGTGCACGCAAATGTTTTAATGCTTCATCTGATAGTGCCAAAAGCTGATTTTgcggtattttttaatttattttttcggctatgggaaataatataaaaatagatttaaaagtgagaatttGCGCctcctagtgacgtcatctgacggtatttcctatttaaacgcatgtattttggcagattagataattttgtcatgtctcctccaataattttgttcaatttatgaaccaagagtGTCCTCGGGTTCagcgtccattcaaacacggaattcatcagTTTTCAAACACATGCAAAGTCTCCATTTTAGAATGAATAATTCCTTACTGTCTGGAAAATATTCACTATTAATGATGCATTCCATTGCCAAAATAGATTAAAATTAACATTCGAAAAAAAgggctcatcgtgattttgggTCAATTTCCTAAATAGACAACGCCCTTTTTTGCGTCTAAATAATGATTTTGACAGACCCATTTTAAGGAACAGGCTGAAAAAACTCGCCTAAAATGGCTTCAATACTTACCGGCTAGTCAAACATCAGTCTCCATTACGCTAGCATTATGATTAAGCAGCCTTGGATTGCAATTCAAGTTTTTCACCTCCTTACCACCACCAAGAAGAAGGCCTTCTTCAAGCTCCATAATATCTGAAGTTGACGAAGAGGGCGAACTCTTTTTCATATGTTGACCTGCAATCAGCAAAATCAGTGGATCGATATCGGTTGAATCAGGTGAATTCttattgatacaatttttcaggaagaaGCCGGGACAGTGATAAcggaagaaaaaacaaggggAAGGATAGGAAACAAGGCCGGAATACAACACtaaaaatccgagacgtttGTCCACTGGTCCGTTGGAAACCAAACGCCTGCAATTtgccggctatgcaaaatgactgtcttgacgcacgaatagtggtatcacaacTTCGCATAAAGATTACACGgtgtgttgaaggcgctcctcttTGTTCTACTTCAGTGGCCCTTTTTGACGGTTATAACTCTGAATGATGGGTCACCTGGCACCCGCATCAACTTAATCTTTTTATTAAACggtaaaaacaggaaaaacaggaaacaagCCTAAAACACAACACTAAAAATCCAAGACGCTTCGATTCAAAACTCAGTCATcctcagtcggaaaataaatagaaaattaaaaaatatcgaagaaaaaaataacgaagTGGTTATTCGGCAGTACGGTAccgctgaatatttttttccggttAGCGGTTAAAAAGCCATCCCGTAAAGGCACCTTAGCGATACTAGTCAAGGTACGGTGCCGCCGAATAACGTTTTATTCGACGGTACCATACAGCCGAATAAcgccatcaaaaaaaaaaaaaaaaaagaaaaagaaaaaacctttttcttcgacatcttttaatttttaatttatttttcgactgaaaatgactcaggtTTGAGTTGGAACGTCTCGGATTTTTagtgttgtattttagccttgtttcccgtttatACAGTTTGCCCggttttcccgttttttccgTTATTCCCGTTTTCCCAGTTATTCCCGTTTTCCCAGTTATTCCCGTTTTCCCCGTTATTCCCGTTTTCCCCGGTATTCCCGTTATTCCCCGTTGTTCCCGTTTTTCCTGTTGTTAGCGTTTATCCCCCTTGTTTCTTCTCCTGTAAACTCTTATAAAAAGATTCACTTGATGCGGGTGCCGGGTGGCCCATCATTCGGAGTTATAACCGCCAAAAAGGGCCACTGAAGTAGAACAcagaggagcgccttcaacacacCGTGTAATCTATATGAGAAgttgtgataccactattcgtgcgtcacgacagtcattttgcatagccggcaAATTGTAGGCGAATCTTAGGTTTCCAACGGACCAGTGGACAAGTTACGAATTCAGGCAATCTGTTACTTGTCTCTTAACCGAAATTTCTCGTAGAGTGCGatttgtgcaacgaaaattactgaaattttctctcaactAAGATACTCAACGATTTTTCATGTCTATAAATTGGAACCTCACGTTCCTCACGCGCACTAAACGTTAACAGCCTCTGCGTTATCAACTATGGCAACTTAAAACTCGGTGCTTTGACTCAGCTGTTGCACGCTGTTAACACTTTGGAACAGAAATATTGCTTGATTAAGGAGTCTGCCAAATGCATCGTAGTGCCAGCTCCGATCCAAGAagacttgtttttcttgtgaacgTGAACATCCCTGTGAAgaatgtaaactaaaaacgttCATTCATGTGTTACAAGttgatttcagcaatttttttcgctcgtatcgtattctacgtgaaattttggtgaggaaTTGAGTAATAGAAGGCTATAATTCGtgccttgtccagtggtccatttcaaTCTCTTTTGATACACTTCTGCGTAATTCAGATACGGCAGGGCTCTGAACGTGAGTTaaagtttttttcagtttctgccCTCTTAAATGATTACCACACGTtttttgatggattttttaAAGACGAGAtacacatttcaaattttacacttaaataagtacacattttttaaccaaacttttgaagaaaaatgatgaggcattttgaagtaaataaatcaattttcaagggaaacttgCAATGCAGTTTGCTGTTCTCTACGAGAAAACACTCAACTACACCCCTGAGTTGCAACTTCGACTGATACTATATTCAATTTTATAATCGTGTAGGGTGaacaatttctgcctaaaactCTGCTGATTCCTGCGTGTGATAATAAGGAGAACAATTGGCACAGTTTTAGCTATAAATGTCCAACAGCTTATGTACTTCTAATGTTACAATTTACGAGTGGAACTCGTCTGGGAGATGACGAACCGGacaacattttacaattaggtactacaatttctggcttatccgtaaaaacactcattcTCATAGGAGAAATGATGATATATAAGTACGTTGTTACTAAACcaagccaggaattgtagttccaaattggaGAAGTATGGAGGGTGTAGCTCCATAAAAGCATGCGTAATGGAAGGATAAAATCGTGGGATAAAACCTCTCAAGTGGCTTTGAGCAGATACAACAGTTTGCCTTCCGCATTATTTCAGTTGTAACCGTATTCCTAAAATAGGTTCAAAGCAGAAAGGAATGGCGAAGCACCTTTAATATAATCGTCGCTCCCCTGACGTAAGtccgtatctcaatttccacgtgagccctgctctccataaaaatccatgtttttcagAGCTCACGCGGAAATATAGATACGCTCTCGCGTCataggagcgacgaaatgtacGTAAGTTCCACATCCACATAGTATGAATCGTTGCTTCCAGGCGTTAGGGTCACTGTTCGTGTTCCGTGCTGATCCCTCGTGCTCTATAGTTGGACATTATTTTGCAACTGAGAACTACATTTTCTGGCGCATCCGTAAAGACACTCATGTGCAAAGGTAAAATATTGGTATACACGTTGTTCCTAGACCGagtcagaaattgcagttcctaatcgcaaaatttagtccgaTTGACCCCTCGGCTTTGTCCTTTTCACTTCACATACTTTAGTCCATATATGCCAGTTGGGTCGTTAACGATCCATCGCagttttgggcgcttctgggtaccagatgcgccctttccagccgttcgactcccccgatgtaacatgtactatactacataccgttttgccttatgggtaatgacgccattctggtacacccgggaaaatgtgattttcttctgcatctggtattcgtaaaagttttcgtgaaatgttttgcttttaagcataacaatctcgcacggacgtattacctggttaaactattttggggcttcgttatgcttaaatgcctcatattcgaggttgtagtttcagattgattcgaaaaaatcacgaacagtcacgtgatctcttcattttagtgacgtattactgtgctattttgtgattggttcattttctcgg is a window from the Bemisia tabaci chromosome 10, PGI_BMITA_v3 genome containing:
- the LOC140225658 gene encoding potassium voltage-gated channel protein Shaker-like; this translates as MQSQNFNHVTSCPYLPGTLGQHMKKSSPSSSTSDIMELEEGLLLGGGKEVKNLNCNPRLLNHNASVMETDV